Proteins from a genomic interval of Shewanella seohaensis:
- a CDS encoding copper resistance protein NlpE: protein MQTTLTLQADNSFELKSIYLGKDESIFKVAGKFDWDSNGSKITLSDGTKYLVGENQLFMLDMKGNRVSGELADHYILKKKEI, encoded by the coding sequence ATCCAAACGACACTCACGCTCCAAGCGGATAATAGCTTTGAATTAAAGAGTATTTACTTGGGTAAAGATGAGTCCATCTTTAAAGTGGCAGGAAAATTTGACTGGGATAGTAATGGCTCAAAAATCACCTTATCCGATGGCACTAAATACTTGGTAGGAGAAAACCAACTGTTTATGTTAGATATGAAAGGTAATCGGGTAAGTGGCGAACTAGCAGATCATTACATTTTGAAGAAGAAAGAGATTTAG
- a CDS encoding HutD/Ves family protein translates to MNPNIRIIRYEECESSLWKNGSGSTKQLLIWPKGADLSNFDFRISIATISSDGPFSLFHGIDRQLCILEGEGVKLHIKGNDLGQSEEIILRPNDSPFCFSGETQIESKLLDKQILDFNVMTRRGKYHACIEQLKLDDLFSLEPTKTSREDNVHKLTNTQNNELQQWLLCLEPLNLVYKGQTIQLKPYDMLQYKHAKNSKKLTSELRFLRIKTSEAVQQKIKQTEVKDRYEENDSQIKVLLIFLKIKKSSC, encoded by the coding sequence TTGAATCCCAATATCCGGATAATCCGTTATGAAGAATGCGAATCGAGTTTATGGAAAAACGGTAGTGGCAGCACTAAACAACTTTTGATATGGCCAAAGGGGGCAGATCTCAGCAACTTTGATTTTAGGATCAGCATCGCCACCATTTCGAGCGATGGCCCCTTCTCACTCTTCCACGGCATCGATAGACAGCTATGTATATTGGAAGGTGAAGGGGTAAAACTACACATAAAGGGGAATGATTTAGGACAATCAGAGGAAATCATCCTGCGCCCGAACGATTCTCCATTTTGCTTTAGCGGGGAAACTCAAATAGAGAGCAAACTATTAGATAAACAGATCCTAGACTTTAATGTGATGACAAGGCGCGGAAAATACCACGCATGTATTGAACAGCTAAAATTAGATGACCTCTTCAGTCTTGAACCCACCAAAACCAGTCGCGAAGATAATGTCCATAAACTAACAAATACACAAAACAACGAACTACAACAATGGTTGTTGTGCCTTGAACCGCTGAACCTAGTTTATAAAGGACAAACTATTCAACTAAAACCTTACGATATGTTGCAGTATAAGCATGCTAAGAATTCTAAGAAACTAACTAGTGAGTTAAGGTTTTTAAGAATTAAAACTTCTGAGGCCGTACAACAAAAAATCAAACAAACAGAAGTAAAAGATCGATATGAAGAAAACGATAGCCAGATAAAGGTTTTGCTCATTTTCCTAAAAATAAAGAAATCAAGTTGCTAG
- a CDS encoding glycosyltransferase — protein MITLKNENFSVLLSIYHKESPNNFSQAMRSIYDLQELKPDDIVLVKDGPLTPELDTEILYWSNKLGNVLTIVPLHENVGLAAALNFGLQYCKWDLVARMDTDDISTPDRFKLQVGFMSERADISVSSGYIEEWDINLSEQVSHRALPICHDEIVKFARLRSPISHPACIFRKSIILSVGGYPSLYPEDHLLWVKVIQSGNKLANIPQVILKMRTGEDFITRRGYKFLKGELSSYVAMYKCGFLNFWQFSKVSIIRTFVRLAPNFIKIGLYKWFRRV, from the coding sequence ATGATCACATTAAAAAATGAGAATTTTTCTGTTCTTTTGTCAATTTATCATAAAGAATCACCAAATAATTTTTCTCAGGCAATGAGAAGCATCTACGATCTTCAAGAATTAAAGCCGGATGATATAGTTCTAGTTAAAGATGGCCCTTTAACACCTGAGCTTGACACAGAGATTCTATACTGGAGTAATAAACTTGGTAATGTTCTTACTATAGTACCATTGCATGAGAATGTAGGGCTTGCTGCTGCATTAAATTTTGGTTTGCAGTATTGTAAGTGGGACCTTGTTGCTCGTATGGATACGGATGATATTTCGACTCCTGATAGATTTAAATTGCAAGTAGGTTTTATGAGTGAAAGGGCTGATATATCTGTCTCAAGTGGTTATATCGAAGAGTGGGATATAAATCTTTCAGAACAAGTTTCTCATCGCGCATTGCCTATTTGTCACGATGAAATTGTGAAGTTCGCAAGGTTACGTTCTCCAATTAGTCATCCGGCTTGTATATTTCGCAAGTCTATTATTCTATCTGTTGGTGGATATCCTTCACTTTATCCGGAAGATCATCTGCTTTGGGTTAAAGTCATTCAAAGTGGAAATAAGCTTGCGAATATACCTCAAGTTATACTTAAGATGAGAACTGGCGAGGATTTTATAACTAGACGTGGTTATAAATTTTTAAAGGGTGAGTTATCCAGTTACGTAGCTATGTATAAGTGCGGTTTTTTAAACTTTTGGCAGTTTTCTAAAGTTTCAATTATTCGTACATTTGTCAGGTTAGCACCTAATTTTATTAAAATCGGTCTGTATAAATGGTTTAGACGTGTCTAA
- a CDS encoding NAD-dependent epimerase/dehydratase family protein, with product MSKRILIVGGSSFIGINLIESLINKGFEVIVFGRKKPLCLNNNFTFISAELTDFELHRALLSELDIHTAIYLVNSFSVNSKTLNFNDLLDVNKKFISNVFDVVKRFVFFSSGGRVYRSSDFPHSETEELSALCDYGRSKILLESFISFESELKGKPYLIVRPSNPYGPHQMLNGTQGLIAVVTGRICSGQSVEVWGDGYEVRDYIYIDDFVDLFTKLLALPSPKHNIYNIGSGFPVSTLEILEVVRRNLKVEHVSVRYVSSLSTIKSNILNNSRLHDEVGPFNYTSLDLGVSKFIQWLGK from the coding sequence GTGAGTAAGAGAATTCTGATTGTTGGAGGTTCTTCATTTATAGGCATTAATTTGATTGAATCTTTAATTAATAAAGGTTTTGAAGTTATTGTTTTCGGACGAAAAAAACCGTTATGTTTGAATAATAACTTCACATTTATTTCTGCTGAGCTAACTGATTTTGAACTGCATAGAGCATTACTATCTGAACTCGATATACATACAGCGATATACTTGGTAAATTCATTTTCAGTTAATTCTAAGACGTTAAATTTTAATGATTTATTAGATGTAAATAAAAAATTTATTTCAAATGTTTTTGATGTAGTAAAAAGGTTTGTCTTTTTTTCATCAGGTGGAAGAGTTTATCGAAGCAGTGATTTTCCACATTCTGAAACTGAAGAGTTGAGTGCGCTATGTGATTATGGCAGGAGTAAAATACTTTTAGAGTCGTTCATATCTTTTGAATCAGAGTTGAAAGGTAAGCCATATTTAATAGTTAGACCGTCAAATCCATATGGCCCACATCAAATGTTAAATGGTACACAAGGATTAATCGCTGTAGTAACAGGTCGCATTTGCTCTGGCCAGTCTGTTGAGGTTTGGGGAGATGGATACGAGGTAAGGGATTATATTTATATAGATGATTTCGTTGATTTGTTCACTAAGCTTTTAGCTCTTCCTAGTCCTAAGCATAATATTTATAACATAGGCTCTGGATTTCCTGTTTCGACATTAGAGATCTTAGAGGTTGTTAGGAGAAATTTAAAAGTAGAGCATGTTTCCGTGCGTTATGTTTCGAGTTTAAGTACTATAAAATCAAATATCTTAAATAACTCGAGATTACATGATGAGGTGGGGCCTTTTAATTATACAAGTTTAGATTTAGGAGTTTCTAAATTTATTCAATGGTTAGGTAAGTGA
- a CDS encoding glycosyltransferase produces MIKKIIANSIFFKGFIKNAAAVIYTNEDEASNSVRWNERVIFEGNGITSTQIDTVYQDKSISSKPYKFVYLARIDSSHKGTDILLDALFVLKNSKDIVDIDFTFYGKGDVQEELLLQKRISELNFASVSFKGPIYGDEKIQMLNSKDVFVLTSRYEGFPMAVLEALDCGLPCLVTQGVNMSKIIGKYNVGWECQTNANDVAELLLDVINIEPLHLRDMSIAARQFVTDNHSWPSLVKQTEAMFLGVNERTT; encoded by the coding sequence CTGATAAAAAAAATAATTGCAAATTCAATTTTTTTTAAAGGCTTCATAAAGAATGCTGCAGCAGTCATTTATACTAATGAAGATGAAGCATCTAATTCAGTTCGTTGGAATGAAAGAGTAATCTTCGAGGGTAATGGTATTACTAGTACCCAAATTGATACTGTCTATCAAGATAAATCCATAAGTTCTAAGCCATATAAATTTGTTTACTTAGCTCGAATTGATTCTTCGCACAAGGGTACTGATATATTACTTGATGCTCTTTTTGTTTTAAAAAACTCTAAGGATATTGTGGATATTGACTTCACTTTTTATGGTAAGGGTGATGTCCAAGAAGAACTTCTTCTCCAAAAGCGAATTTCAGAGCTGAATTTTGCTAGTGTCTCTTTCAAAGGGCCTATTTATGGTGATGAAAAAATTCAAATGCTAAATAGTAAAGATGTTTTTGTCTTAACATCACGATATGAAGGCTTTCCTATGGCCGTATTAGAAGCACTTGATTGTGGTTTACCTTGCCTTGTTACTCAAGGTGTTAATATGTCAAAAATTATTGGCAAATATAATGTTGGTTGGGAATGCCAAACAAATGCGAACGATGTAGCTGAATTACTGCTAGATGTCATTAATATCGAACCGTTACATTTGAGAGATATGTCTATCGCCGCAAGGCAATTTGTTACTGATAATCATAGCTGGCCTTCACTTGTAAAGCAAACTGAAGCTATGTTTTTGGGTGTAAATGAGAGGACAACGTGA
- a CDS encoding glycosyltransferase, with product MDTLVTIAVIAYNSEKTILDTLDSILRQKYNKKCIEVVISDDASADATLSVAETWAKENVLSFYGIKCISGNTNKGVSANCDSAWRNASGDWIKTIAADDILLDDCIVENVDYICKNELTHVLFSNMIPFTEQGRETPICHDKSKFLGGPNEQLKILLKECYLLAPTSFVKRDVLIQVGYADLRYPMLDDYPLWFRCLTNGYRMDYMDKATVLYRKGDSLSQQAIKIGNLKYLQSLYSFQRDELWPLLSFFKIFKKWDDSVVFYEKLLWIKYIGNKNTILYRFFHFSLFLIRPYKVQQKIIDLFR from the coding sequence TTGGATACCTTAGTGACCATTGCTGTAATTGCATATAATTCTGAAAAAACGATTCTAGATACATTGGATAGTATTTTAAGACAAAAATATAATAAAAAGTGTATAGAAGTGGTCATTTCTGATGATGCCTCCGCTGATGCTACATTATCAGTTGCAGAGACATGGGCTAAAGAAAATGTACTTTCCTTTTATGGCATAAAATGTATATCGGGTAATACAAACAAAGGCGTTTCGGCTAATTGTGATTCGGCATGGCGAAATGCTAGCGGTGATTGGATAAAAACCATTGCCGCTGATGATATACTGCTAGATGATTGTATCGTGGAGAATGTGGATTATATTTGCAAGAATGAGTTAACTCATGTTTTGTTCTCGAATATGATTCCTTTTACGGAGCAAGGCCGTGAAACTCCTATATGCCACGATAAATCAAAATTTCTTGGTGGGCCAAATGAGCAACTTAAGATCTTGTTGAAAGAATGTTATCTCCTTGCACCCACTAGTTTTGTAAAGCGGGATGTTCTTATTCAGGTCGGATATGCTGATTTGAGATATCCAATGTTAGATGATTATCCTCTATGGTTTAGATGTTTAACAAATGGCTATAGAATGGACTATATGGACAAAGCAACTGTTCTTTATCGCAAAGGTGATTCGCTTTCCCAACAAGCCATAAAAATAGGTAATCTTAAATATTTGCAGTCGTTGTATTCATTTCAAAGGGATGAGTTGTGGCCATTATTATCATTTTTTAAGATATTTAAAAAGTGGGATGATTCTGTAGTATTTTATGAAAAGTTGCTTTGGATAAAATATATTGGAAATAAAAATACAATTTTATACAGATTTTTTCATTTTTCACTTTTTCTGATTCGGCCTTATAAAGTCCAACAAAAAATCATCGATTTATTTCGCTAG
- a CDS encoding acyltransferase translates to MSIVICNGEVIIGENCFFNNDCSINCLDKITIGNDTIFGESVKIYDHDHLVDDDYFVYKNKFITAPVSIGKNCWIGSNVTILKGVQISDRVIIGANAVVHKSIMESGVYVNKNGQLTKVK, encoded by the coding sequence TTGAGCATTGTTATTTGCAATGGTGAAGTAATCATTGGAGAGAATTGTTTTTTTAATAATGATTGTTCTATTAATTGTCTCGATAAAATAACTATTGGGAATGACACTATTTTTGGTGAGAGTGTTAAAATTTACGATCATGACCACTTGGTTGATGATGATTACTTTGTTTATAAAAATAAGTTCATAACTGCACCAGTATCAATAGGAAAAAATTGTTGGATAGGTTCTAATGTTACCATCTTGAAAGGTGTGCAGATTTCTGACAGAGTCATCATTGGTGCGAACGCTGTTGTCCATAAATCAATTATGGAATCTGGTGTCTATGTTAATAAAAATGGACAGCTTACAAAAGTTAAATGA
- a CDS encoding O-antigen translocase, with protein MKRLLKVTALTGLLTLLKMAMGFVIAKVVAIYTGPTGLAMLGQVQSMVSSLNGVINAPAGNGVVRFTAEHQEQGFEACAPWWRASLQWVVIISAIAIPIGLLLSNQIAQWLFQDTQLAWVVIATVSVLPLSAIGTLCNSVINGQQLYRRYVGLGMISVLISSGVMLAMIAFYNIKGALFAAAIQSALIGLLMLIANLRQPWFKLCYWWGSTDRAARKAIAGYMLMAITSALTLPVALILIRNILISQVGWDATGQWQAVWKISEVYLSVITIALSTYYLPKLSSLHGVDNVINEINKTVKVILPLVALTALIVYLLRDIAISILFTEAFRHARDLFAVQLVGDVIKIVAWLYAYPMISRGATKLFIASEIFFAISFLVLTYLLVSSYGLRGVTMAYAINYLFYFFFVFFNRRVIAS; from the coding sequence ATGAAACGTTTGTTAAAAGTCACTGCTTTGACAGGTTTACTGACCCTACTGAAAATGGCGATGGGTTTTGTTATTGCTAAAGTAGTGGCAATTTACACCGGACCAACGGGCTTGGCTATGCTTGGTCAAGTGCAAAGTATGGTTAGCAGTTTAAACGGCGTTATTAATGCTCCAGCAGGAAATGGAGTTGTTCGTTTTACTGCTGAGCACCAGGAGCAAGGTTTCGAAGCCTGTGCTCCTTGGTGGAGGGCTTCTTTGCAATGGGTGGTTATTATCTCAGCCATTGCTATTCCTATTGGCTTACTATTATCGAACCAGATAGCGCAATGGCTATTCCAAGATACTCAACTTGCTTGGGTGGTTATTGCAACTGTTTCTGTGCTTCCTCTATCTGCGATTGGTACTTTATGTAATTCTGTTATTAATGGACAACAGCTATATCGACGCTACGTTGGTCTTGGCATGATTTCTGTGCTGATATCCAGTGGTGTAATGCTAGCTATGATAGCGTTTTATAATATAAAAGGTGCACTTTTTGCTGCAGCGATTCAATCTGCATTAATTGGCCTGTTAATGTTAATCGCAAACTTAAGACAACCATGGTTTAAGTTATGCTATTGGTGGGGATCAACTGATAGAGCAGCACGCAAAGCTATTGCGGGTTACATGTTAATGGCTATTACTAGCGCTTTAACGCTGCCAGTCGCACTGATTTTGATTCGGAATATATTAATTAGCCAAGTGGGTTGGGATGCAACTGGTCAATGGCAAGCCGTATGGAAAATATCAGAAGTTTATTTAAGTGTTATCACAATTGCATTGAGTACATATTACTTACCAAAATTATCATCACTACATGGTGTCGATAATGTTATTAACGAAATCAACAAAACCGTTAAGGTTATTTTACCTCTCGTTGCTTTAACAGCTCTTATAGTTTACTTATTGCGTGATATTGCAATTTCAATACTTTTCACAGAGGCATTTAGGCATGCTCGTGATTTGTTTGCCGTACAATTAGTTGGCGACGTTATAAAGATAGTTGCTTGGTTGTATGCATATCCTATGATTTCTCGTGGTGCGACTAAGTTGTTTATTGCTTCAGAAATTTTTTTTGCAATATCATTTTTAGTCCTTACGTACCTATTAGTTTCAAGTTATGGCTTAAGAGGCGTTACTATGGCTTACGCGATAAACTATTTATTCTATTTCTTTTTTGTATTTTTCAATAGAAGAGTCATCGCGTCTTAA
- a CDS encoding DegT/DnrJ/EryC1/StrS family aminotransferase: MINFLDLKEINKQYQTELKDACAKVIDSGWYIMGNELAQFELEFSAYCNTKFAIGVANGLDALILTIRAWKELGKLKAGDEVIVQANTYIASVLAITENDLVPVLVEPNSETYNLDPQTVREAITEKTKLILPVHLYGQLSPMPEIMAIAEEYDLLVLEDCAQSHGAEIQGKRAGNWGDAAGFSFYPGKNLGALGDAGAITTNDPELAETLKALRNYGSHKKYENLYQGVNSRLDEIQAAMLRVKLRHLEAETERRQLIAQTYRAGITNPLVTLPHVTAELAHVWHLFVLRCEKREALQQYLASKNIQTLIHYPIPPHKQQAYGELNSLQLPITEQIHQQVLSIPLDPTMSDEDIEEVIGAINGFSA; this comes from the coding sequence GTGATAAATTTTTTAGATCTAAAAGAAATTAATAAACAATATCAAACTGAGTTAAAGGATGCTTGTGCGAAAGTAATTGACTCAGGTTGGTATATTATGGGCAACGAACTTGCTCAATTTGAACTTGAGTTTTCTGCTTACTGTAATACTAAATTTGCTATTGGTGTTGCCAATGGATTAGATGCATTAATTTTGACTATTAGAGCTTGGAAGGAGTTAGGTAAACTTAAAGCTGGCGATGAAGTTATTGTCCAAGCTAACACTTATATCGCTTCAGTTCTGGCTATTACTGAAAATGATTTAGTCCCTGTGCTAGTAGAGCCAAATTCTGAAACATATAATCTGGATCCGCAAACTGTTCGTGAAGCCATTACTGAAAAAACCAAACTGATTTTACCTGTACATTTATATGGTCAACTCTCACCAATGCCAGAAATTATGGCTATCGCAGAAGAGTATGATTTATTAGTTTTGGAGGATTGCGCACAGTCTCACGGCGCTGAAATACAAGGTAAGCGAGCCGGAAACTGGGGTGATGCTGCAGGTTTTAGTTTTTACCCTGGGAAAAACTTAGGCGCTCTAGGTGACGCTGGTGCTATTACAACTAATGATCCGGAGTTAGCCGAAACTTTAAAGGCGCTTCGAAATTATGGCTCTCATAAAAAATATGAAAACCTATACCAAGGTGTCAATAGTCGACTAGACGAAATACAAGCTGCAATGTTGCGCGTAAAATTGCGTCACTTAGAGGCCGAAACTGAACGTCGTCAGTTAATAGCGCAAACATACCGCGCTGGTATAACAAATCCACTGGTTACACTTCCGCATGTCACTGCTGAACTTGCTCACGTATGGCATTTATTTGTTTTACGCTGCGAAAAAAGGGAAGCTTTACAGCAATATCTCGCGAGTAAAAACATACAAACATTGATTCATTATCCAATTCCCCCACACAAGCAACAGGCGTATGGTGAGCTCAACTCACTGCAATTGCCTATTACTGAGCAGATCCATCAACAAGTGTTGTCAATTCCGCTAGACCCTACAATGAGTGATGAAGATATCGAAGAGGTGATCGGAGCAATAAACGGATTTAGTGCATGA
- a CDS encoding acyltransferase → MTSKIHPSAIVSSKAIIGNNVAVGPYSIIHDNVVIGDNSTIEAFCELGVKNKFCDDTPLVIGENSHIRSHSVFYASSNFGNNLITGHRVTVREKTNAGVHFQIGTLGDIQGHCEIGDYVKCHSNVHIGNKSKIGNYVWIFPYVVLTNDPHPPSEVLIGCEVSDFAVIATMSVILPGVKIASDTLIGAGSIVGKNVDEGWVVAGNPAKPICPISKINLKDGSGRKAYPWRSHFHRGYPQHEVEKWLSEFNLEN, encoded by the coding sequence ATGACTTCTAAAATACATCCGTCCGCCATCGTAAGTAGCAAGGCAATTATTGGAAATAATGTTGCAGTTGGCCCTTATTCTATTATTCATGATAATGTAGTTATCGGAGATAACTCTACGATAGAGGCATTCTGCGAACTTGGTGTAAAAAATAAGTTTTGTGATGATACGCCGTTAGTTATAGGTGAAAACTCTCATATAAGAAGTCATAGTGTGTTTTATGCATCCTCTAATTTTGGTAATAACCTAATTACTGGTCATAGAGTAACGGTTAGAGAAAAAACTAACGCCGGTGTGCATTTTCAGATTGGAACACTTGGTGATATACAGGGACATTGTGAGATAGGTGATTATGTAAAATGTCATAGCAATGTACATATTGGTAATAAGTCTAAAATTGGTAATTATGTTTGGATTTTCCCATATGTTGTACTAACTAATGACCCACATCCTCCAAGTGAAGTTCTTATCGGTTGTGAGGTAAGTGATTTTGCTGTAATTGCTACTATGTCGGTTATTCTACCTGGTGTCAAAATTGCGTCTGATACATTAATTGGTGCTGGTAGTATAGTCGGTAAAAACGTTGATGAGGGGTGGGTTGTCGCTGGCAATCCTGCAAAGCCTATCTGTCCTATTAGTAAGATTAATTTGAAAGATGGTAGTGGTCGTAAAGCTTACCCATGGAGAAGTCATTTCCATCGCGGTTATCCTCAGCATGAAGTTGAAAAGTGGCTGAGTGAATTCAACTTAGAAAATTAA
- a CDS encoding 3-hydroxyacyl-CoA dehydrogenase family protein: MFNNILIIGSGIMGQGVATLLLSKKLNVTQVVRTPDAAKTTHDNIIKALTKLVRRTKVEIDLDEVLSRFNVVTELNLNSKFDLVFEAIVENLDSKKSIIKKYDSYITSDTIWATNTSSLSITDMAAIYSYPEKLLGLHFFNPVANMELVEVIPSILTSEDTVNRCWDFCIHLGKSPVRVEDSPGFIVNRLLIPMINEAVGILESRVATVEEIDSAMKLGAHHPLGPLALADLIGNDVCLSIMNALYSSTCDSKYRPSYLLQKMVSAKKLGRKSGQGFYTY, encoded by the coding sequence ATGTTTAATAATATTTTAATTATTGGTTCAGGTATCATGGGGCAAGGTGTGGCAACTTTGCTATTATCCAAAAAACTGAATGTGACACAAGTTGTTCGCACCCCTGATGCTGCTAAAACAACTCATGATAATATAATTAAAGCATTAACAAAGCTTGTTAGACGTACCAAGGTTGAGATTGACTTAGATGAAGTTTTGTCGAGATTTAACGTTGTTACTGAATTAAATTTAAATTCTAAATTTGACTTGGTTTTTGAGGCAATTGTAGAGAATTTAGACTCCAAAAAATCTATAATCAAAAAGTATGATAGCTATATAACTTCGGATACTATTTGGGCAACAAATACATCTAGCCTTTCAATTACGGACATGGCAGCAATTTACTCCTATCCAGAAAAATTGCTTGGCTTACATTTTTTCAATCCCGTAGCAAATATGGAACTGGTTGAAGTTATTCCCTCAATTCTCACGTCAGAAGATACTGTAAATCGTTGTTGGGACTTCTGTATCCACTTAGGCAAATCTCCAGTTAGGGTCGAGGATAGTCCTGGGTTTATTGTTAATAGGCTTTTAATACCCATGATAAATGAGGCTGTAGGCATTTTAGAAAGTAGAGTTGCCACAGTCGAGGAAATTGATTCAGCAATGAAGCTTGGTGCTCATCATCCCCTCGGACCTTTAGCTCTTGCTGATTTAATAGGTAATGATGTCTGCTTATCCATTATGAATGCTTTATATTCTTCAACATGTGATTCGAAATATCGTCCTTCTTATCTTTTACAGAAAATGGTAAGTGCTAAGAAATTAGGTAGAAAGTCTGGTCAAGGTTTTTATACTTATTAA
- a CDS encoding sugar 3,4-ketoisomerase, translating into MGLVKIVNFNGLGDNRGQLVSFEGNKNIPFEIKRVYCIYATKGDVVRGLHAHKTLKQVAIALSGSCRFVLDNGVTREEMLLNSPTEGLLIDSCLWREMHDFSEDCVLMVLASDHYDENDYIRDYQKFLKEKNNV; encoded by the coding sequence ATGGGATTGGTAAAAATAGTTAACTTTAATGGCCTCGGGGATAATAGAGGACAGTTGGTTTCCTTTGAGGGAAATAAAAATATCCCCTTTGAAATTAAAAGAGTTTACTGCATCTATGCGACAAAAGGTGATGTGGTTCGTGGTTTGCACGCCCATAAAACGCTAAAACAAGTTGCAATCGCTTTGAGTGGTAGTTGTCGATTCGTTCTGGATAATGGAGTGACTCGTGAGGAAATGCTTCTAAATTCACCTACAGAAGGATTATTAATTGACTCATGTTTATGGCGTGAGATGCACGATTTTTCAGAAGATTGTGTATTAATGGTTTTAGCTAGTGACCACTACGATGAGAACGATTACATAAGAGATTATCAAAAATTTTTAAAAGAGAAAAATAATGTTTAA